The stretch of DNA TATTCATCAAATCCTTTAATTTGAATAATTTGTCATAAAAATGTTGAACGCTGGAAGCATTTTTACTTTGATCAAAGGGATGATATAATGTATTTCCTGTACTTCCTCCATAGGCAAAGCATCGCGCTATCCCTACAGCTCCAATTGCATCTAAACGATCCGCATCTTGTACAATCATCGCTTCGATGGAAGTTGGTTGATTGCCTTTGCTAAACGATACTTGAGAAACAATCTCATTTACGCGTGCTATAATTGCTGCATCTAAATTCAAGGATTGTAAATACGATGTGATCATTTCTTCGGATTGGTCAATACCGCCATGCAATTTATAATCTCCTATATCATGTACCCATGCGGCAAATTCGACTAAAAAAGCATCTGCATTTTCGTGCACTAAAATCTTTTTAGCATTGGTTACCACCCGTTCAATGTGGAAATAATCATGACCGGTACCTTCGTCCAAAAATATTTTTTTGATGTACGCTTGTACTTGAGCAAGGATTTCTGATTTATTCATTCTTAATTATTATTCTGTTTTCGTATGGAGGATTAATGATCTGATGTTTTATAATATAATGTTTTAATGCCTCATAATCGGATATCGATTGATTATGATCAGCGGATACAACAACACTTTCGTATTGATTTAATTTGCTAAAATTATAATCGTTTAAAACTAAGGTATAAATTTTATCGGGGTTTATCCCTTCCATTACTAATTCTTTTGTTTTAGGCTCCCAGATATATTTTGAACCTGAAAGCTGAACTAACTTAGGTTTCTCCGCTGTAAGATATCCGTAGATGAAGTTCTTAAAATCCACACCTTTAATCTTTACAACAACCATTTTATTTCCATAAGGCAATAAAGTTCGCGCTTTTTCATACGTAAAATCTCCTTTCTCTACGGATTTTCGAATACCACTCCCGTCAATAAGAGCCAAATCAGTTTGATAGTAATCTCTCATAGCATCTGTAATCAAATTTCCAGCTCGAGATTCTTTTATTAAACTTTCAAATGCATCCAAATCCACGTGAAGCGTTCCTAATTTTTCATGCAATAATAATTCTACACGTTGACGTTCTTGATTTTCTATCGCCTGCAGTTCAGGATTTCTTAGAATGGAATGATCCAACGGAATGATTTCAATCAATGGTCGTTTTTGCTTGGATAAAATAACTTTTGCTACCGAACTCATATTTCCAGCAGTTGCAATAATGGGACGATGATTTTGATAATGAATTTGGGTATGATATTCTTCTAATTCTTCGGTTAAAATCAAATCGATCGATGGAAAATACTGTAATAATTTTTTGTTTTTTTCTAAATCCATCTGAGTCACGGCAACAATAATATCCACCAATTTTAAATCGATTTGGTTAAGCACCCGTGCTGTAGAAGCATACACATCTTCTTGTAGAACCCTCGGATCCTTTTTGGTCGTTTCCATTTGATCAGTCAATCCAATCATCAAGATTCGTAATCCATTTTTGTTGATTAGGACATGTGTAGGTAAATCAAATAACGGTTGATTCAGCCCATGGATAAGATTGGAAGTAAAAAATTGCCCTTTGGATTCTTTGAGCAAAGATTGTAGATGGTCTAAACCATAATCAAATTCATGTTGTCCAAAGTTATAATAGTCTACAGGAATTAGATTGAATGCTGGAATCATATGCTTTCCATGATAAATTCCACCATACAAAACACCACCGACAAAATCTCCACCATGAATGGTAATGGTAGCTGGATAATCCTCTTTTGCTTGATCGACTACAGTTTTTAATCGTGCTACTCCACCTCGTGTTCCTTCCACATCATCCAAGGGATAAAGTTGATGAGCATCCGTAAAATAAAGTAATTGTAACGATTGAGAAAAAGCAAAAATTGGAAACAAAACCACAAATAATAGCCTATAATTTTTCATAAAAAAACTTCAACAGCTAAAGCTATTGAAGTTTTTAGAAATATCTTTTAAAATCAGATTATTGTTTTACAATTTTTTGAGTCTTTGTTCCTTTATCGGTAACCACATTTAAAATATAAACTCCACTTGATAAAGAAGATACATCAACTGTTTCTTTTTTCGATGTAGAAATTAATTTTCCTGTTAAATCAATTAAATCTACTTTCTGAATTTTATCTTGCGTTTTAATGTTCACCACATCTTTAGCCACCGTTGGATAAACTGAAATTTTAGATTTCACCACTTCTGATGTAGATAACACTTCTGCATTAGCTCCAGTAATTAATAATGTATAATTTTGATCCGCAGCTACGCCTTCATCATTTACTAATGTTCCTTTGTTTGAAACTACTACACGATAATTGCGTCCCGCTACTGGGTTTTTAATTAAAACTTGCTCAATATTATCCACCGTATTGTCTCCTTTAACAGCTGCTCCTGTTGGATTAGATAATTCCAATTTCCATGGATAATAAACTTCATTGGTTTCAGTATCAATCACACGTAAGTCAAAATCATTCACAAGTTTGGATGAAGTATCATTCATTGTATTTAATGTTCCTGATGTTAATTCAGCAGCAGGATCAATCCAAGAAATTGTAACTTTTAAATCTTCTCCTTCACGAGCTGAAATTACTTTTTCATCATTTACACCAGAAACTTTTACTTTACGCTCTAACGTATCTTCATTATTATGAGTGGATAATACGACTTCAGCAGCTTTTAAGCCATCAAGAACTCCCCATCCGTACCAGTTGTCTGGACCTTCATAATTTCCAGCTTCCATCGCAGTATGCGTTAAGATGGCTTTTACTTCATCCGCAAAGAAATAGAACTCGTTATCATTTGTTAATAAACGCTTTAGTTGCGTTAAAGATCCAATTGTCCCTGTTACTTTAGGAGCAGAGTATGATGTTCCACTACCTCTTGTATACGTATTCACTGAAGCAGTATTCGTACTTGAAACGGTTGGTGCAATAACTAATGTACCTACAGCAGCTAAATCAGGTTTAATTGCTCCATCTTTACGAGGTCCTGCACTACTATAACTTGAACGTGTAATTTCTGCCGTATTTGCAAACTTATAGGTTGTAGCATCTGTAGGTAAATCAATTGCTCCTACAACGATTATGTTTTTAGCCAACGATCCATTTCCTATACAATAAGCTCCTATTGCACAGTTTGCATCAGGCACGATATCTCCCTCCTCAAAAGGCACATATCCTGAAGCACTCCAACGGTATTTATTATCATTTGGTCCTGGTACTGTACCATAATAGTTCCCAGCTGATTTTACTATAGCGAATTTTGGATCAGCATATACAATTTCATCTATGGCTTGATCATTAGACTGGTATGCTCCCGCTAAGGTTTGCGAAGAGCTTGTCATGATAGTTGTATTGACACTATAATAATACCCTGCCCCTCGTGATCCAGATGCATTATATGACCATCCATTGTTCACCCCATACGAGTGATTGGAAATATACTCACCATATTCTAAAATCTTCGTAAAACGATTTCCATTCGACGTATCAGCAAATCCAGCATGCTTAACAATGGCTTTAGGCAAAACACCTTTGGCTGCATTTGGGATTGTAAAAACCCTACTACCCCCTTCCGCGATAATAAACCCAGCCACTGAAGTCGCGTGATCACTAAGTCCCTGAGCACCATTCTCTAAATCAATTACACGAAATTGTCCCGTATTATCTAGATCTTTAAATTCATTATGATTAGGTAAAACTTTTCCACCATCGAAAATCGCAATGCTCATATTTTCACCATTCAATGCAAAACCTCCAACAGCACCTGCTTGTAATTGTTCAATATTAGAAGCATTATTTGCACGAAAATCATCAGATTGCACAATCGCAATATGATCATTGGAAATTTCAGTAATGACATCTCTTTTTTCATGTAAAAAAGAGGATCCACCTTTCATTTGGATGGCATCAATAAACGCATTTTTATTGGCCGTTTCCGTATTAAATTTTTCTTTAAGTCGTTCAGTAGTTTGAGCGTTAACTCCTCCATAAACCAGAGTAATTAAAGCTAAAGAAAGTAATTTTTTCTTCATGTAAATTCGTATAATGTTAATTGTAAAAAGTTATTTATTCTCTAATTGATTAAAAACAGGCGCATCATCATCAAATCCAGATAAATTCTTTTTATTACGCAAAGAATCTTCAACCAATCCTAAGCTGTCAAATTTCTTTTTATTCGCCTCACTTTGCGCATTAAATTTTTCTTTTAGTTTATTTTTCTTAGCTTCCATTAATGAATCAACGGACGCATTCTTTGAATTTTCATTCATCGGCTGATTTTTTTGTTGACATCCCATAATTAAGCTGAATAGAAAAACAAAACGGATGGATATAAACCTGTTCATTTTATTTTTATTGAATAAAATTTAAAGTAATAAAATTAATAAAACATTTTTGTTTTTAAGTTAAAAATATCCAATTTTTACCATCAAAATAACTTTTTTTAACATGATATAATTATCAATTTCGAAATAAATAAATTCAAATTTAAACAGTCACAATAAATCATAAACATTATTTGTTTTTTAAGGATTGAATGGAAATTATCATTCAAATGAATGGACTTAAAAATTTTATCAAATAAAATGCTTATCTTTGCACCTCAAATTTGTAAAACGGGACGAGTTCCCATAATAATTAGTTATACTATGGCTACAAAAATTAGATTACAAAGACATGGTCGTAAAGGAAAACCATTCTTTCACATCGTAGTTGCTGACTCAAGAGCAAGACGTGATGGTCGTTTCATCGAAAAATTAGGTACTTACAACCCAATTACTAACCCTGCAACTGTTGAATTAAACGTTGATTCAGCTGTTAAATGGTTAATGACTGGTGCTGAGCCTACAAACACAGCTAAAGCTTTATTATCTTACAAAGGTGCTTACATGAAAAAACACTTATTAGGTGGTGTTGCTAAAGGAGCATTCTCTCAAGAAGAAGCTGAAAAACGTTTCGCTGCATGGTTAGAAGCTAAAGATGCTAAAATCCAAGCGAAAAAAGACGGTTTATCTGCTGAAGCTACTGCTACTAAATTAGCTGCTTTAGAAGCTGAGAAAGCTGTAAACGAAGCTCGTGCTAAAGCTGCTCAAGAAGCTGAAGCTGCTGCTCAAGCTGAAGAAACTACTGCTGAAGAAGCAGAAGGTACAACTGAAGAAGTTGCTACAGAAGAATAATTTATAAGTTCAAGAAAGGATCCCAATGACAAAAAATGATTGTTACTACTTAGGTAAGGTTACGAAGAAACATGGTTTCAAAGGTAATTTAATCATTCATTTGGATACAGACGAACCCGAATTATACGATACTTTGGAAGCAGTGTTCATCGAGCAAGATGGAACACTGGTTCCTTTTTTCTTTGAAACTTCACAACCTTATCAAGGAACTAAATTATTAGTGAAGTTTGAAGATTTAACTCCTGATGAAGCTGAACGATTAGTTAATCGTGAGGTTTATCTGCCTTTAACTACATTACCAGAATTATCTGGAACAGATTTCTACTATCACGAAATTATTGGATTTACAATTTATGACCAATCAAATACTGAGGTTGGTACAATTAAATCTGTAAATGATTCTGCTGCTCAAGCTTATTTTGAAGTAGATGTAGATGGTAAAGAAATTTTAATTCCTATGATCGATGAATGGATTTTAGAAGTTAACCGCGAAGAAAAAGCGATGTTAATTCAAATTCCTGACGGATTATTGGATATCTATTTAGGATAATTATCCCTATCTTTCATTTATTAACCTATCAATAAATGGAAGAACTTATTCACTTTACAAATTTTACATCTTATTATGGACATATTCATCTAATCTCTTTACATTTTGATGCATTTAATGCTGAAATAAATTTAATCATTGACATTAATTTAGATGACCTGAATTATACATGGGAAATAAAAGCGGAACAAGTATTAGACTTCAAAAATCTAACACAATGTTCATTAAATCCATTTTTTCGTATAAAAGAATATAAAGAACATTCTATTATAAAGGGCTATACTGATGAATTGGTTAGTATTCAATTAAATGAAAATCCAGAGCAAAATCCTATTCTTTTAAGTAAAATTCATCATTTTCTTAAAAAAGAAACAGGTTTATGGATGGATTTAAATCAATTAAATCAGCGTTATTTATTTATTCCAGAGTCAATATTTTCAAAATTTAAACAATTTTGTAAAACTGATCAAATAAATTATCAGATTGAAGATATTCAAAAACCAATAGCATCAAATCTAAAGCTTTTAATTTTCGGAAATGAATTAGTCTCGTCAGACTTTTACAATTTTAAGCAACCTTATATAGTTGCAAAAAACTTCAGTGCAAAAAGAATTGATTAATCAGATAAGTAAAATATCATTTTTATTGTCAATTTCGTAACTTTGCAAACTCAATCGTAACAAGACAATGGAAGAAGAAAAAAAATCTTTGAACTTTATTGAACAAATCATCGAAGATGATTTAGCCAATGGGATGCCAAAAGAAAACTTACGTTTTCGTTTCCCACCAGAGCCAAATGGTTATTTACACATCGGACACGCAAAAGCAATTTGCTTAAACTTTGGTTTAGGTCAAAAGTACAGTGCGCCGGTAAACTTACGTTTTGACGACACCAACCCAGCCAAAGAAGAACAAGAATTCGTAGATTCTATCCGCGAAGACGTGAAATGGATGGGATTTGAATGGGCTGAAGAACGTTATGCTTCTGATTACTTCCAGCAGCTTTACGATTGGGCTGTACAGATGATTAAAGATGGTAAAGCATATGTCGACGATCAATCATCTGAAGTGATTAACGAACAACGTAAAACACCTTTCGAACCAGGAATCGAATCACCTTGTCGTGCTCGTTCAGTAGAAGAAAACTTAGAGTTATTCGAAAAAATGAAAGCAGGTGAATTCGAAGAAGGTTCTCACGTTTTACGTGCTAAAATCGACATGACATCTCCAAACATGAACATGCGTGACCCTGTTATGTATCGTGTTTTAAAACGTCCTCACCACCGTACAGGTGATACTTGGAAAATTTATCCAATGTACGACTGGACACACGGAGAATCTGATTATATCGAAGGTATTTCACACTCTTTATGTTCATTAGAATTTAAGAATCACCGTGATTTATATAACTGGTACAAAGAACAAGTGGAAATCCCAGGGCAACCTCAAAAACCAAAACAACGTGAATTTGCGCGTGGAAATGTATCGTACATGATTACATCTAAGCGTAAATTAATGAAACTGGTTGAAGAAGGAATTGTAACAGGATGGGACGATCCTCGCATGCCTACAATTTCTGGTTTACGCCGTCGTGGATATACAGCAGAAGCGATTCGTAATTTCTGGGAAAAAGCAGGTATTTCAAAACGTGATAACGTATTAGATATTTCGTTATTAGAGTTCTCTATTCGTGAAATCTTAAATAAAACTGCTCCTCGTGTAATGGCGGTTGTAGATCCTGTAAAAGTGGTAATCGAAAACTATCCAGAAGGACAAGTTGAAGAATTAACATTAGAAAATAATCCAGAAGACGAAAATGCTGGTTCTCGCATGGTTCCATTCACACGTGAAATTTACATCGAGCGTGATGACTTTATGGAAGAAGCACCTAAAAAATTCTTCCGTTTATCTTTAGGTAATGAAGTTCGTTTAAAAGGAGCTTACATCATTAAAGCTGAACGTGTAGAAAAAGATACTGAAGGAAACATCACAACTATTTTTGCAACTTACGATGCAGACACAAAATCAGGAAGCGGATCTGAAGCGTCTAAACGTAAAGTTAAAGGAACATTACACTGGGTTTCTGCAACAGAAAATATTCCAATTGAAGTTCGTGAATACGATCGTTTATTTACAGTAGAATCTCCGGATGCAGAAAAAGATGTGGATTTCTTACAATTCGTAAATCCAAACTCATTAACAGTAAAACAAGGATTTGCGGAACCAGCTTTAAAAGAAGCGAATGTAGAAGATAAATTCCAGTTCCAACGTATCGGATATTTTGCTTTAGATAAAGATTCTACAGCAGACAAATTAGTGTTTAACCGTACGGTAACATTAAAAGATACTTGGGCTAAAATCAATAAATAAACATTTCCTCTTATAAACAAAAAAGCTCAGATTTCGGTCTGAGCTTTTTTATTATTAATTATTTAATTGTCGATTTATTTCCTTAATTTTTAATAAATTTTAGGATGGAAAATTACAATCAACATTCACAATCGATCAAACATTGGAATGAAGATGATCGTCCACGAGAAAAATTAGCGTTAAAAGGGCGTTCATCTTTGTCCGATGCCGAACTTTTAGCCATTATTATGGGAAGTGGAAATAAAGAAGAATCTGCGGTTCAATTAGCCCAACGAATCTTAGCTTCAGCACAGAACAATTGGAACGAATTAGCCAAGTACTCCATCCAGGATTTATGCCAATTCAAAGGGGTTGGGGAAGCCAAAGCCATTTCAATCATCACCGCTTTAGAAATAGGGCGTCGAAGAAATACCCAAGAAGTTTTGGAACGCAAAAAAATAACTTCCAGCACTGATGCTGCATTGATTTTACAACAACAAATTGGCGATTTACCTACAGAAGAATTTTGGGTCATGTACCTCAATCAAGGCAATAAAATCATTAAAATTGAACAAATTTCGAGAGGAGGTATTACACAAACAGCCGTGGATATTCGGATCATTTTTAAACGAGGCATCGAATTAATGGCTACAGCGATGATCCTGTCACATAACCATCCATCCGGCAATTTAAATCCGAGTGAAGCCGATCGCCAATTAACCCGAAAAATCAAAGAAGCTTCGCACTATTTGGACATTCAAATTTTAGATCATATCATAGTATCTCAAAAAGATTATTTTTCGTTTGCAGACGAAGGTTTAATTTAGAAATTGATTACTTTTAAAGTTCATTGATAATCCATTACCATTGAATACACCACTCATCATTTATACTGAAAAAATCACTCCGAGAATCGACTATATTTTCAATTTTATTTTTCGGACATTTGGTGGGATTTCCTTTCAATACATTCATGATTTAAAGGAATTTAAAACGATGACTATTCCTAAAATTAATTTCTCGAATCACCAGATTGTGGATGAGATTAATTTTAGAGTCGATGATATTTTATTGGAAAATGGAATTAATCAAGCCATTGATTATTATTCCTTGCAACCGATTGGGCAATGCTTTTATTGGTTATCACGATATGAAGAATATGTTGCTAATCCACAACAATTTGATCAGCACAACCGATTTTTAGGTTCTGAATTGGATTATTCACAGCCCATTGTCGATCAAATTTGTTATGAAATACAAAAGCAAATTCAAACGAAATATCCTGATTTTAAATTCAAAAAAAGAAGCTTTAAACAAATTAATACCCACGATGTAGATTTCGCGTGGAAATACAAATATCATTCGCCTCAAATCATCTTAGGTTCGCTAGTCAAAAAGATGTTAAAAGGAGAGTTCAAACATCTCAAGCAACAGATTCAAGTGCTGATAGGGAAAAGAAACGATCCGTATGATCAGTATGAATATTATCGCACCTTATCGCATCAACATGGGATAGAAAGTATTTTTTTCTGGTTATTGGGGAACTACAATGAATTCGACAAAAATCATTCGCATCATAATGTGAAACAAAAAAAACTCATCCAAAAGATTTCTTCTTGGGCAGAAATTGGAATACATCCATCCTATCGCTCCAATTTCAATACTGATTCATTATCATTAGAAATCAAACGATTAGAAAATATATTAGACCGTCCGATCCGAAAGTCTCGTCAACATTTTATAAAATTGAACTTTCCACACACTTATCAACAATTGTTGAAAAATGGAATTCAAGAAGATTACACGATGGGATTTGCGCATACCATTGGGTTTAGAGCAGGAACAGTAACACCTTTTCAATGGTTTGATTTGCCGAATAATCAACAAACGTTATTAACAATCTATCCTTTTGTCGCAATGGATGTTACGTTAAAAAATTATCTCCAATTCACACCAAAAGAAGCGATCCAAGAATTACATGATTTAAAGGAAAAAACTAAAAAAGTAAATGGTACCTTTATCACCTTATTTCATCAGTCCAATGTCGTGGACGAATGGGAGTCTTGGAAAAAAGTATACGAAAGTCTGTTTCATGATTAAGCAAATCACACGAGAAAAATTAGAAGTCGAAAAATATACTGCTTGTTTACATCGTGCCGTAAACTATCGCATTTATGCGGAAAGTTGGTATTTGGATACTGTAACCAATCAGCAATGGGATTGTTTGGTATTGAATGATTACGAAGCCATCATGCCGATTCCTTATCGAAAAAAAATGGGTATTAAATACATTGCCCAGCCATTGTATTGTCAACAATTAGGGATTTTTCATTCAGAAACCTTCAACCAGCAACAATTTGATGCTTTCTATGCGCGTTTGAGAAGTAAATTGGTGAAGAATTATCAAATGAATGAAGAAAATTTGATTTTCTTATCGCCCGCAATTTCGACAAAAATCAATCAAGTATTGGATTTATCTTTGGATTATACCAAATTCAGAAGTGGGTTAAGAAAAAATCGTAAACAAGAACTTCAAAAAGGATTACCTCAAGATCATCAAATCATTTCATCGATGACAGATCAATTTTTTATTGATTTGCTATCGAAAGAATACAAGAGCATTCAAGATCAACTGTACCTAAAACAATTGCAACCGCTTGTTGATATCATTCAGTCCAAAGCTCTAGGCATAACCATTTCAATACTAAAAGAAAATGAAGTGGTAGCGAGTTCTTTTTATCTGAAATCGGGTCAGCGACTGATTCAATTATGCAATTCAAAAAAGCAAAATTCGTCAATTAACTATAACACTTTTATTGTGGATTATATGATTCGAAATTACCTAAATCAAAGCAAGATATTGGATTTCGAAGGTTCTTCGATTAAAGGCGTTAATGAATTTAATGCAAGTTTTAGGGCATCAACCGTTCAAATACCTATATTTAAAACGAAATTTTTATAACCCATGATTTTTTCATAAATTACATCTAATCAATGGCTAATCTATGAAAAAACATCTTCTTTTATTATTGGTATTTATTTTCACCGCGTGTGCATATCCCACAATCGGAATTACCCATCCCAACAGTACAAATCCGACATCACCATCTCCTACAATTTCGCAGTCGGCAACATCAGGAACGATTGAACAATTTAAGATTACTAAAGACCTAAATCCTATTACTGTTCGTGTGAATGTAATTATTTTAGAAGATGAAAAAAGACCTAAGTCAAATTTTAGCTTGAATGATGCTGAAGAAAAATCCCTATTAAAAGATTATTTTGAGCGCATCAATTTATCTTGGTCTAAATTTTACGCACCATCCAATTTAACCGGATGTTATACGGGAAGTGATTTTTACGAAGATTCTAAAATCCGTTTTGTGTTTGATTATATCACCATTAAAGATTCCTATGCATGGAATTATAAAAATTCAGGGGCTAATCTTGAAAAGAAAAATTATGCAGGAATTTCGCCTTCTGAAAATTGGTATTTAGCTTATTTGGATCAAAAAATAGCCCATGACCCAAGCGTTCAAAAAGGAATTAATGTGTATCTAACCATGGATGGGGATAATTTTGATCGGTTATACCAGTCCAAAGGAGCAGGATATAATTTGAATGGCATTGAGGCTTCTCAATTGCCTTCATTAACCAAACTTGATCGAACTTCGAGTGTAAATGTACCGAATCGCTATTTAAAATACTTTTATCATCGCTATGAATTAGCAAAAGAGCATCAAACCACATGGAAAGAAACAAGAGGATGGCATATTGGTGATGCTGTGGGAACAGCTCATGAATTAGGACATTCTTTAGGATTAAATCATAACAATCAATACCATCAATCCAATGCATGCCAATACTCTTTAATGTCTCAAAATTGGCAACATGCACGAAACTATTTACAACCCACAGAAATTTTGAAAGCACATAAAAATTTACGTGAGAGCAACTTGATTCAATTCGTGACAGAAGATTCGTTCTTAGGAAATACCTTT from Faecalibacter sp. LW9 encodes:
- the radC gene encoding RadC family protein — encoded protein: MENYNQHSQSIKHWNEDDRPREKLALKGRSSLSDAELLAIIMGSGNKEESAVQLAQRILASAQNNWNELAKYSIQDLCQFKGVGEAKAISIITALEIGRRRNTQEVLERKKITSSTDAALILQQQIGDLPTEEFWVMYLNQGNKIIKIEQISRGGITQTAVDIRIIFKRGIELMATAMILSHNHPSGNLNPSEADRQLTRKIKEASHYLDIQILDHIIVSQKDYFSFADEGLI
- a CDS encoding bifunctional metallophosphatase/5'-nucleotidase gives rise to the protein MKNYRLLFVVLFPIFAFSQSLQLLYFTDAHQLYPLDDVEGTRGGVARLKTVVDQAKEDYPATITIHGGDFVGGVLYGGIYHGKHMIPAFNLIPVDYYNFGQHEFDYGLDHLQSLLKESKGQFFTSNLIHGLNQPLFDLPTHVLINKNGLRILMIGLTDQMETTKKDPRVLQEDVYASTARVLNQIDLKLVDIIVAVTQMDLEKNKKLLQYFPSIDLILTEELEEYHTQIHYQNHRPIIATAGNMSSVAKVILSKQKRPLIEIIPLDHSILRNPELQAIENQERQRVELLLHEKLGTLHVDLDAFESLIKESRAGNLITDAMRDYYQTDLALIDGSGIRKSVEKGDFTYEKARTLLPYGNKMVVVKIKGVDFKNFIYGYLTAEKPKLVQLSGSKYIWEPKTKELVMEGINPDKIYTLVLNDYNFSKLNQYESVVVSADHNQSISDYEALKHYIIKHQIINPPYENRIIIKNE
- a CDS encoding S8 family peptidase → MKKKLLSLALITLVYGGVNAQTTERLKEKFNTETANKNAFIDAIQMKGGSSFLHEKRDVITEISNDHIAIVQSDDFRANNASNIEQLQAGAVGGFALNGENMSIAIFDGGKVLPNHNEFKDLDNTGQFRVIDLENGAQGLSDHATSVAGFIIAEGGSRVFTIPNAAKGVLPKAIVKHAGFADTSNGNRFTKILEYGEYISNHSYGVNNGWSYNASGSRGAGYYYSVNTTIMTSSSQTLAGAYQSNDQAIDEIVYADPKFAIVKSAGNYYGTVPGPNDNKYRWSASGYVPFEEGDIVPDANCAIGAYCIGNGSLAKNIIVVGAIDLPTDATTYKFANTAEITRSSYSSAGPRKDGAIKPDLAAVGTLVIAPTVSSTNTASVNTYTRGSGTSYSAPKVTGTIGSLTQLKRLLTNDNEFYFFADEVKAILTHTAMEAGNYEGPDNWYGWGVLDGLKAAEVVLSTHNNEDTLERKVKVSGVNDEKVISAREGEDLKVTISWIDPAAELTSGTLNTMNDTSSKLVNDFDLRVIDTETNEVYYPWKLELSNPTGAAVKGDNTVDNIEQVLIKNPVAGRNYRVVVSNKGTLVNDEGVAADQNYTLLITGANAEVLSTSEVVKSKISVYPTVAKDVVNIKTQDKIQKVDLIDLTGKLISTSKKETVDVSSLSSGVYILNVVTDKGTKTQKIVKQ
- a CDS encoding HD domain-containing protein, giving the protein MNKSEILAQVQAYIKKIFLDEGTGHDYFHIERVVTNAKKILVHENADAFLVEFAAWVHDIGDYKLHGGIDQSEEMITSYLQSLNLDAAIIARVNEIVSQVSFSKGNQPTSIEAMIVQDADRLDAIGAVGIARCFAYGGSTGNTLYHPFDQSKNASSVQHFYDKLFKLKDLMNTETGKVIAQERHVYMENFIQQFYSEVKP
- the rimM gene encoding ribosome maturation factor RimM (Essential for efficient processing of 16S rRNA); this encodes MTKNDCYYLGKVTKKHGFKGNLIIHLDTDEPELYDTLEAVFIEQDGTLVPFFFETSQPYQGTKLLVKFEDLTPDEAERLVNREVYLPLTTLPELSGTDFYYHEIIGFTIYDQSNTEVGTIKSVNDSAAQAYFEVDVDGKEILIPMIDEWILEVNREEKAMLIQIPDGLLDIYLG
- a CDS encoding 30S ribosomal protein S16 is translated as MATKIRLQRHGRKGKPFFHIVVADSRARRDGRFIEKLGTYNPITNPATVELNVDSAVKWLMTGAEPTNTAKALLSYKGAYMKKHLLGGVAKGAFSQEEAEKRFAAWLEAKDAKIQAKKDGLSAEATATKLAALEAEKAVNEARAKAAQEAEAAAQAEETTAEEAEGTTEEVATEE
- a CDS encoding glutamine--tRNA ligase/YqeY domain fusion protein, which encodes MEEEKKSLNFIEQIIEDDLANGMPKENLRFRFPPEPNGYLHIGHAKAICLNFGLGQKYSAPVNLRFDDTNPAKEEQEFVDSIREDVKWMGFEWAEERYASDYFQQLYDWAVQMIKDGKAYVDDQSSEVINEQRKTPFEPGIESPCRARSVEENLELFEKMKAGEFEEGSHVLRAKIDMTSPNMNMRDPVMYRVLKRPHHRTGDTWKIYPMYDWTHGESDYIEGISHSLCSLEFKNHRDLYNWYKEQVEIPGQPQKPKQREFARGNVSYMITSKRKLMKLVEEGIVTGWDDPRMPTISGLRRRGYTAEAIRNFWEKAGISKRDNVLDISLLEFSIREILNKTAPRVMAVVDPVKVVIENYPEGQVEELTLENNPEDENAGSRMVPFTREIYIERDDFMEEAPKKFFRLSLGNEVRLKGAYIIKAERVEKDTEGNITTIFATYDADTKSGSGSEASKRKVKGTLHWVSATENIPIEVREYDRLFTVESPDAEKDVDFLQFVNPNSLTVKQGFAEPALKEANVEDKFQFQRIGYFALDKDSTADKLVFNRTVTLKDTWAKINK
- a CDS encoding polysaccharide deacetylase family protein: MNTPLIIYTEKITPRIDYIFNFIFRTFGGISFQYIHDLKEFKTMTIPKINFSNHQIVDEINFRVDDILLENGINQAIDYYSLQPIGQCFYWLSRYEEYVANPQQFDQHNRFLGSELDYSQPIVDQICYEIQKQIQTKYPDFKFKKRSFKQINTHDVDFAWKYKYHSPQIILGSLVKKMLKGEFKHLKQQIQVLIGKRNDPYDQYEYYRTLSHQHGIESIFFWLLGNYNEFDKNHSHHNVKQKKLIQKISSWAEIGIHPSYRSNFNTDSLSLEIKRLENILDRPIRKSRQHFIKLNFPHTYQQLLKNGIQEDYTMGFAHTIGFRAGTVTPFQWFDLPNNQQTLLTIYPFVAMDVTLKNYLQFTPKEAIQELHDLKEKTKKVNGTFITLFHQSNVVDEWESWKKVYESLFHD